Proteins from a genomic interval of Streptomyces sp. NBC_00820:
- a CDS encoding metallophosphoesterase has protein sequence MIVIAHLSDIHIDDGHRSSARTRAVMDYLEDLPYDLDAVLVTGDIADHALPAEYEQARRLLASRHPVLVCPGNHDDRAAFRQSLLGQPPSTAPVNQVLRTDDFVIALCDSSVPGKNEGFLEDETLAWLEDVLAQAPAGVPVLVGFHHPPAVLHQPFVDGIRQFGVERLADLTARHPNLTAFLCGHAHTSAATTFAGRPLLVAPGVVSTLRFPWEHHAHPEDYVHLDQQPALAFHVLDDEGRLTTHFRCVTT, from the coding sequence GTGATCGTGATCGCTCACCTCAGCGACATCCACATCGACGACGGGCACCGCAGCTCCGCGCGCACCCGGGCTGTCATGGACTACCTCGAAGACCTCCCCTACGACCTGGACGCGGTCCTGGTCACCGGAGACATCGCCGACCACGCGCTGCCCGCCGAGTACGAGCAGGCACGCCGGCTACTGGCCTCCCGGCACCCGGTCCTGGTCTGCCCCGGCAACCACGACGACCGTGCGGCATTCCGGCAGTCCCTGCTGGGGCAGCCGCCGTCGACGGCACCGGTCAACCAGGTGCTACGCACCGACGACTTCGTCATCGCCCTGTGCGACTCCTCGGTGCCCGGCAAGAACGAGGGCTTCCTCGAGGACGAGACCCTGGCGTGGCTGGAGGACGTCCTGGCGCAGGCCCCGGCCGGGGTGCCGGTGCTCGTCGGCTTCCACCACCCGCCGGCCGTGCTGCATCAACCCTTCGTCGACGGCATCCGCCAGTTCGGCGTGGAACGACTCGCCGACCTGACGGCCCGTCACCCCAACCTCACCGCCTTCCTGTGCGGACACGCCCACACCTCGGCGGCGACCACCTTCGCCGGACGGCCCCTGCTGGTGGCACCCGGAGTGGTCTCCACGCTCCGGTTCCCCTGGGAGCATCACGCACACCCCGAGGACTACGTCCACCTCGACCAGCAGCCCGCGCTCGCCTTCCACGTCCTGGACGACGAGGGCCGGCTGACCACCCATTTCCGCTGCGTCACCACCTGA
- a CDS encoding LLM class F420-dependent oxidoreductase — MRVGLHALGIANGARPEIVRAVARAAEAHGFSRLWAGEHVVLVDAPVSRYPYSDDGRIAVPADADWLDPLLALSFAAGVTDEIGLATGVLLLPEHNPVVVAKQVATLDVLSAGRFTLGVGIGWSADEFAALGVPFARRGRRTEEYLAAMRTLWREDVATFEGHFTHFRNARVNPKPVRDRSIPVVMGGNGDEALRRAATVADGWYGFNLPAAEAVERVSVLAGLCAEHDRPMEELTVAVALTDASPEMLPELARAGVTELVVVDAPPATPDEAGDWVAALAGRWLAPAGS; from the coding sequence ATGCGGGTGGGACTGCATGCTCTGGGTATCGCGAACGGTGCTCGCCCGGAGATCGTCCGGGCGGTGGCACGGGCAGCCGAGGCCCACGGGTTCAGCAGGTTGTGGGCGGGCGAGCATGTCGTGCTGGTCGACGCCCCGGTCTCGCGTTACCCGTACTCCGACGACGGCCGGATCGCCGTACCGGCCGACGCCGACTGGCTCGATCCGCTGCTCGCGCTGAGTTTCGCGGCGGGTGTGACGGATGAGATCGGGCTCGCCACGGGAGTGCTGCTGCTTCCTGAGCACAATCCGGTGGTGGTGGCCAAGCAGGTGGCGACCCTGGACGTCCTTTCGGCGGGGCGGTTCACGCTCGGGGTCGGAATCGGCTGGTCTGCCGACGAGTTCGCCGCGCTCGGTGTTCCGTTCGCACGACGTGGGCGGCGGACCGAGGAGTACCTCGCCGCGATGCGTACGTTGTGGCGGGAGGACGTGGCCACGTTCGAGGGGCACTTCACACACTTCCGGAACGCGCGCGTCAACCCCAAGCCGGTGCGCGACCGCTCGATCCCCGTCGTGATGGGCGGCAACGGTGACGAGGCGCTGCGCCGGGCCGCGACGGTCGCGGACGGATGGTACGGCTTCAACCTCCCGGCCGCGGAGGCGGTGGAGCGTGTCTCCGTGCTGGCCGGGCTCTGCGCGGAGCACGACCGCCCGATGGAGGAGCTCACCGTGGCGGTCGCGCTGACCGACGCGTCCCCGGAGATGCTGCCGGAGCTGGCCAGGGCGGGGGTGACCGAACTGGTCGTCGTCGACGCACCGCCCGCGACGCCGGACGAGGCCGGTGACTGGGTCGCCGCCCTCGCCGGCCGATGGCTGGCGCCCGCTGGTTCCTGA
- a CDS encoding SMI1/KNR4 family protein: MTTDWTAEAQRVARGRRFDECGCPPSGRDACPAPPLSEAEILEAEAELGIVFPHQYRDYLLRQSAGGAVNRLCRSTAGWGWHGDTSTNYGLLTTAFPHPDSYRADEDELDAREPLAEDFPDHDAYRAAWKQWDAECEVFQERKTSGAVFIQENGCGFSTLLVVTGPHQGSLWFDGRATCDRILPLNLAGRPVSFMDWLARKSMDLVGW, translated from the coding sequence ATGACGACCGACTGGACAGCGGAAGCCCAACGCGTGGCCCGGGGGCGGCGCTTTGACGAATGCGGCTGTCCGCCCTCGGGGCGAGACGCCTGTCCGGCGCCGCCGCTGTCCGAAGCGGAGATCCTCGAAGCGGAGGCGGAGCTGGGCATCGTGTTCCCGCACCAGTACCGGGATTACCTGCTCCGGCAGAGCGCCGGCGGTGCGGTGAACCGCCTGTGCCGATCCACGGCGGGCTGGGGCTGGCATGGGGATACGAGCACCAACTACGGCCTGCTCACCACTGCCTTCCCGCATCCCGACTCCTACCGTGCTGATGAGGACGAGCTGGACGCACGCGAGCCGTTGGCGGAGGACTTCCCGGACCACGACGCCTACCGGGCGGCGTGGAAGCAGTGGGACGCCGAGTGCGAGGTGTTCCAGGAGCGCAAGACCTCTGGCGCCGTGTTCATCCAGGAGAACGGCTGTGGTTTCTCGACCCTGCTCGTTGTCACGGGTCCGCACCAGGGCTCCCTGTGGTTCGACGGCCGTGCCACCTGCGACCGGATCCTTCCCCTGAACCTGGCCGGCCGGCCCGTGTCGTTCATGGACTGGCTCGCTCGAAAGTCCATGGACCTGGTCGGCTGGTGA